The following nucleotide sequence is from Paenibacillus andongensis.
CTCGACGCGGTTGTTGCCGAAGCCAATGGCGCCGGAACCGCCAATGCCTTTCAAGTGCTTCACGAGCAGCTTCACTTTATCCCCGTGATCGCCATAACGCAGGAACAAGGAGCACACGCGGCCGAGTGCTTCGGACATTGCGAACACGTCGGATCCCGCTTTTCCTACGTTGAGGAAGATTTCACTCGGCGTACCGTTCATATCATTAATCGTGATATACGCCATCCCGAACGGTGTATTCACTTTATACGTTGCACCGCGTAGAATTTGTGGACGACGCTTGTATTGTTTATCGAATACTTGCTCCGTCTTCGCATCCACATCTACAGCTAGTTTACCTGATAGATTTGTAAAGCTCTCTTCTTCTTTCACGGCTTCCGCGGCAACAGCCACTGGAGCTGCTTCTGCTTTCTTCTCTTCCTTTTTGTCCGCGCTTGTACTCAATACTTGCACATCACGGCTGCCATCACGGTAGATGGTCACGCCCTTACAACCTAGATCGAAAGCCAACTCATACAAGCGTTTCGTTTCTTCCACGGTGAAGTCTGCAGGACAATTGGCTGTTTTGGAGATCGAGCTGTCTACCCATGTTTGAATCGCAGCTTGCGCTCGGATATGATCTTCCGCAGTCAAGGTCATGGAGGTTACGAAGTAGTCCGGCAGATCTTGACCCGGATTCGCATCTTTCCACTCCTGTGCGATTGGCACATATTGTTTATCAAAACCAAGGCGGCTTTGACGATAATATTCAAATGCAAAGTAAGGCTCAATTCCCGTCGATGTACCCACCATGGTCCCCGTACTTCCAGTTGGAGCTTGGGTAATTACTGTTACATTGCGCATACCATTTTGCTTAATCGCTTCGCCAACTTCTGGGAATACTTTCGTCATGTTTTTCATAAAGCCGCTCTCGAGGAACTTATCTTCAATAAACTCTTTGAAAGACCCTTTTTCACCGGCAATTTCAGCCGAAGCCAGATAAGCTTCTCTTGCCATAAAGCCATAGATTTTGTCCAAAAATACAAGCGATTCCGGACTTCCATATCGAATTTTCAATTTAATCATCAGTTCAGCAAGGCCCATAGTACCTAATCCTACGCGGCGCTCGCCTTGTTGATTCGTACGATTTTCTTCAAAATGATAAGGTGTCTTATCGATAACATTATCAAGAAAGCGAGTCGAATAACGAACGACTTTGGCCAAATCTGCCCAATCCACATCATGATTCTCCGCGTCATAAAACTTAGATAGATTAATAGCAGATAAGTTGCAAACGCCCCAAGCCGGAAGCCCCTGCTCCCCGCATGGATTCGTACAAATAATCGGATTAAAGTACCAACTGTTGGACATTTGGTTGTAGTATTCCAGGAATACAACACCAGGCTCAGCCGATTTCCAAGCGGACTCAATGATCGTATGCCAAACATCACGTGCTCTTACCGTGCGATAAGGCTTGACGGATTTACCCAGTTTTTTCCAAGCATCTAAGTTGCCATCCCATTTATCGTTGTAATCAGGGTCCGTCGTATCCGGGAAAACAAGCTCCCACTCGAGATCTTCCTTAACGGCTTTCATAAATCCATTGCTTACACAAACAGATAAATTTGCGTTCGTAATTTGACCCATCGTTGATTTCACTGTAATGAAATCCTCAAGATCTGGGTGCCAGTCGTTAATCATGAGCATAAGCGCTCCGCGACGGCTGCCGCCTTGTTCAATTAAGCCTGTTGTATAGCTGAACAAACCACCCCAAGAAACAGCACCGCTGGATGATCCATTAACACCTTTCACAACTGATCGACGTGGACGAAGGGAAGAGAGATTGATACCAACTCCACCGCCGCGTGACATAATTTCCGTCATTTCCGAGAGTGTGCTCATAATTCCGCCTCGGCTATCGTGTGGAGACGGGATCACATAGCAGTTAAATAAGGTCAGTTCATCACTTGCATCGGCACCAGCAGCAATACGTCCGCCTGGTACAAGCTTCCAATCATCAAGAATATATCTGAATTTATCTGTCCATTCTTTACGTTTCTCAGGGGTTGCTTCGACGGATGCCATTGCACCTGCCAAGCGGTTCCACATTTCTTCCGGTGTCTTCTCAATATTTAAAGTGAGCTTTTCCACTGCAGATTCAACAGTCTCGCCACTTCTTGTCTTTACTTTAACGATATTGCCATTACGACTGATAATTTCGCCAACTTCTTTGGCTGGGAATTTAGGGTCATCCTTCGTCAAAACGAGAACCGTATCGCCCACCTTGGCCAAACTCGTATCCGCATTTTTGAGTGCATAACGATCCAAAAATATTTTCTCGCTTAATCCATCCAGCTTCTTATTAGACTGTACAATCCCCATCCATAATTCCCTCCCAATAAGCTACATACTCAGCTACAACTAAAATTAAAGTTACTTTATGAAGTTTATGTAAAATTACAATATATGGTGTGCGAAATTCATTATACCTCACTATATATTGATCTTCTAATAGCTAAAGAACCAAATTTCGTTATTAAGACAACCCTTCATCATATTAGCTAATCCTTACTTACTAATTCTCTCTTTTTCGCGGTCTGAACAACTAAATTTAATCATTCAACCAAGCAAGATGAGATGCCCTTTACAGCTCGTTTTGACGTTCGTTAATTCCTCTGCTAACCTATAAATAGGATAACACATTTTATTTCTTTTTAGAACATTTGTTCGATAAATACTTTTGTGAAAATATGGGATAAGGTTCCAATACTACATTCATAAGAAAACGCTTGAGGAGATGTTGGATATGTATTTCTTTAAAAATGAATTCGTCAACAAGAAGGACATTCTTCTTTCACCTGATGATCGTGGCTACTACTTTGGAGATGGGATATACGAAGTATTCCGTGTATATAACGGGAAAATTTATGAGCAAGCTCCTCATATGCAGAGACTCCAAAGAACCGCAAGTGAAGTGCGGATAGAACTACCTTTTTCGATTGAACAAATGGGTCATATTCTCACACAGCTTATTGAAAAGAATGGTCTCAATGAAGGCACTGTTTATATGCAAATTACCAGAGGCGAAGCTCCCCGGGCACATCCTTTCCCTGCTCAATCCGAGCCCGTTCTGATGGCCTACTGCACAGAGGTGCACAGACCCCTTGCTACGATACATAATGGCATTAACGCAATCACATTAGAGGATATCCGCTGGCTGAGATGTGATCTCAAAACACTTAATCTTCTCCCCAATGTTATGGCCAAACAAGCAGCGCTTGATCACGGGGTGCAAGAAGTTGTGCTGCATCGCAGTGGCACCGTCACAGAATGCAGTGCCTCTAACTTGATGATGATCAAGGATGGCGTACTCTACACACACCCTGCTAACCATTTGATCCTTCATGGTATCACTCGGGCTGTCGTTTTGAGGTTAGCTCTTTCACAGAATATCACAGTTAAAGAAGAACCTTTTACGACGGAGCAGCTTTTGTCGGCTGATGAAGCTTTTATCACTGGAACTACCGTGGAAATTACTCCAATTTTACAGATCGATGGTAAGGCAATTGGAACCGGCGCACCAGGTCCGATTACACGTACTCTGCAAAGTGAGTTTGAACGCACTTTTGCCCAGTAGACAAAAAAGCACGATCCTTTCTTAGAAAGGTCCGTGCTTTTTTGCATTTTCGTGCTTTTAACGACGCAAATTCCACTCATCCGTGCCATATTTCTCACGTACAAGTTGCTCAGAAAGTTCAATTTCATAAGGTGTCAATGTCTCCTCAACAAGCTCCACACCAAGCCCCATTGCGATCTCACGGCGGAATGCTTCCTCCACTTGTTTGAGCGTTACCGCCTCTTTCCCTTGCGCTCGAAGCAGCTCGTTAATCGCAACAGCTTTCTTCAAAAAGCTCGTCTTCATCCGATCCGCAACCTTCTCGTTGGAGAAACGCAGCATCCGAAATAGCTGATCCGTATCCATGTCGAGCAGGATGGAGCCGTGCTGGAGTACGACATTTTTTTGCCTAACCTGCGCACTGCCGGCGACTTTGCGTCCCTCAACAACCAGCTCATACCAGGAGGGGGAATCGAAGCAGGCCGCTGATCCGGCGGATGCGTACTTCTCTTTCTCCTCATCACTCGCAAGCTGCACCATTTCTGCGCCCAGCCCTAGCGCCCGAAATCCTTGCAAAAGCCCCTCGCTCAGCACGCGATAGGCTTCCGTCACATTGCGCGGAATGCCCGGATAGTCCTCAGCAACAATAATGCTATACGTCAGCTCCTTATCGTGTAAAACAGCTCTCCCGCCGGTCGGGCGCCGTACGAAGCCAATTCCCTCATTTGCTACCGCTTCCTGATCGACTTCCGATGCCTTTTGGAAATAGCCAATCGACAGCGTTGCTGGATTCCATCCGTAGAAACGCACTGTTGGAGGAACGATTCCCTCGCTGTGTGCGGTCAGTATTGCTTCATCTAATGCCATATTTTCAGCAGGAGAACGATCTCCTGTATGTATGAATCGCCATGTCGTCATCTCTTTCTGTCACCCTTTCCCACATTGCTATCTGAAGACAACCTATATCATATCATAAAATCGTACAAACTTACGATGTTAGTATCGGTGGAGAGGCGATGCAAATGTGCAGCAATGCTTCCAAATACGCTGCTACAGACTGAATTTGATACACTTTTTACATCGATTCCGGTTTCGCGCCGCTTGGTGGACTTTTAACTTCGATACTGTTCACGACAACTTCCATGGAAAAGTTATGAAAGCGCCTCTTCTGGACATACTAACACGTATTCGACGAATTGCGGGTGAGCTCTGAGCCATATATCGGATATGACTCCCAACACCAGCAAGACAGTTTTGCCGCGCAAAACTTAGCTTAAGCTTACGAAGTTAGTTTTCAAACGAAAACTCAGCTCACGCTTACGAAGATAGTTTTCTTACGAAAACTTTAAGGAGGGCACATCAATGCGTCAACATGAACAGCAAGAGAACATTCGCCCCATTCATAATCAGCTTGATATGCACTTTGAGAGGGACTGGTTTACTGAGCTGGATAATCGTGTGCGCGGAGGTGGTCCATGGGACGACTGGACGCTGTACCAGCTAGCCTACGAATCGGAGGAATCGGGGCTTATTTCGACGTTTGACGAGATGCAGTGCCTAGTCCATCTAGGGCAGCTTGAACCTATGGCGCATCAGATTGATACGGCGAAACGTGTGCTTAACGAGATGCGGGGTCGGGCTATTTTGGCCGATGAAGTTGGGCTTGGGAAAACGATTGAGGCTGGTTTGATTTTAAAAGAATACATGATCCGCGGCTTGGTCAGAAAAACGCTTATCCTCGTACCCGCTTCTCTTGTGCTGCAATGGGTCCGGGAATTGAATAGCAAATTCGGCATTCCAGCTGTCGCTCATAAAAAAGCCTATATGTGGAAGCAAAGCGACGTCATTGTGGCCTCTATGGACACCGCCAAACGTGATCCGCATCGCGAAATTGTCATGGGTCTTGAATATGACATGTTGATCGTGGACGAGGCCCACAAGCTCAAAAATAAGAAAACGACCAATTACACCTTCGTAAACGAGCTGCGTAAAAAGTACTGCCTATTGCTCACCGCCACGCCGGTTCAGAATGACCTGAAAGAGCTATTCAATCTCATCACCCTGCTCAAACCAGGTCAACTTGGGGTTCACAGCAGCTTCAAAACCAATTATGTGGTTGGTAAAAGGATACCGAAAAACGAAGGTCAGCTTCAACAGGAGCTATCCAAAGTTATGATTCGCAATCGTCGCGGCGACGGCGGCGTTCATTATACCAAAAGGATGGTTAAGAATATTCCGCTTACGCTCTCAAATGATGAACAGGCACTCTACGAGGGTGTAACGAATTTCGTTCGAACCAGGTACCAAGAGAGCTCCGGTGATCTCAGCAGTATGCTCTCCCTTATCACGCTGCAGCGCGAAGTCTGCAGTTCTCGGGACGCCGTCTTCATCACGCTCGTCAATTTGTTTAAGAAAACTGCCGAGGACTCGCCGCAGCGCGCCAAAATATGGGAGCTTGTTGAGCTGATTCGCAGTATCAAAGCGAACACCAAAGCCGAGACCACGATGAAGCTCGTACAAGAAATTAATGATAAAGTCATCATTTTCACTGAATATCGCGCTTCCCAAGAGTATCTACTCAATTATTTGAAGGAGCATAAAATAACAGCTGTCCCCTATCGAGGCGGTATGAATCGCGGTAAAAAAGATTGGATGATGGATTTATTCCGTAATCGGGTACAAGTCCTTGTCGCAACAGAGGCTGGCGGCGAGGGGATTAATCTACAATTTTGCCATAACATGATTAATTTCGATTTGCCTTGGAACCCTATGCGTGTTGAACAGCGAATTGGCCGTGTGCATCGACTTGGACAAACGCAGGATGTCAACATCTATAACCTTTCCACTCGAAACACGATTGAAGAGCATATTCTTTCTTTGCTGCACGAGAAAATCAATATGTTTGAGCTCGTTATCGGTCAACTCGATACCATCCTCGAGAAAATCGAGAAAAAAGGCTCACTCGAAACATCCTTGTTCCGCATGGTCATGGAGGCAGGCTCCAGTGAAGACATTCGCAGAAAGATCGATGAGCTAGGTCATTCGTTTATCGAGGTCAAATCGGAAATAGAACAAAATCCCGTATACGGGGCAGCCTTCCAAGGTATTCTTGATGCTGTTGGCGGTACGCAAAACATCGAGGTAAGGCCATGAATAAACGCAACATTCATACATTCGTCATGCGCTTTCTAGAAGCTTATAACTGCACGATTCTAGAGAAATCACCGGCTTACGTCACTGTAAAGCTCTCTCCTGAGGCAGATAGAGAGATGACAGGACGCCCTTACTATTGGAGCTTCGTAGAACGAACAGGGGCTGCTGCCGAAACGATGACCTATAAGTTCATCTTCGATCCTGAACAAATGAAGCTGGAGACGAAAGCGAAGTCCACCGCAGCAGCTGTCAAAAGCCCACCAAATGTGGGGGCGCCAAGCCAAGGTCAGGGCCACGGTCAGAGCCAGAGCCAAGCTTCCCAGCCACCCGATGGAAATTCAGACAGCATTCTTGGCCGCTATTTCGGCTTCGTACCTACGACTGTCATCTCCCAGCGGCTTCCGCAGGACGAAGTGACCTTCGGCAGTAGGCGTCTGGAACAAATGTTCACGATTGTCCGTGAACGCGGACGATTCGTTCATTTGTTCGAGGAACCCTTCCCGATGAGTGCTACCTTTCAAGCTGCGCTTGTCTATGACACCTGGTTCTGCGTGAATTACAAGGTAGAGCTTGTTTGCGACCGCAAACGAAGCGAGATTCACTCTCTCGCTATCCAACTGAATAGCGGTGAAATTCGGGAACATTTTCATAAACATATGCTTACCAAGAGCCTCTCTCCGAAGCTGCCTGCGAATAGTCACATTTTACCTGACACGATTTCACTTCCGAAAGCGATTAATGCCCTTGAGATGATGCTCGAACGTAAAGTTAGCAGGTATGATCATTCTTGGGCCGATGAAGCTAACGAGCAGCACCGGAGCGAAATCGATCGTGTGGAAGCTTATTACAACGGTCTCTTGCTGAGCGCTGACCCAGACAAAAGAGACGAAATCGAAACCCAATGCCGCAACCGCCTGCAAGAAATTGACTGGCAGCACAAACCACGTATTGTCGTATCTGTCATCAATTGCGGTTTGTTTCATTTAAACGCCGGGCGAGCACCCAGGAACTGACGTCAGTCGCTAAAACATCGCAAAATTAACACTACAGGTTCTAACAATCTTTTTAAAGCATAAGAATTACAATAGATTAATAGGTTCATACCACTAGAGGTTAACGATAGGTAGGTGAACGAGGATGAAGCTGTGGACAACATGGACGGCAGCCTGTTTCATTAGTGTAGGTAGTTTATTATTCATACCGCTCCAAACCTCTGCAGGCGACTCCGTTGAACGGACAAGCTATACGCAGACGGCAAGGGAAACGATAGCTAGTAACACAATGACGAAGCCATCACCAGAATTGCGGAGCGAATCCACTTTGACCGCTACGATCAACACTTGGCGAACAACTCTCGCTCGGGAAGCGGGGTTTGAAAGCTGGCAGACAGCCGTTTGGAACAGTTATCCACTCGGGCCAGGCACACATGGTTGGGTGATTATCCTCACCGATCATGGACAGGATGTTGGCTACATGATCGTACATGCCACGGACAAAGGGTCCTTCCGATTAACCGAATACGGAACGGGCAACAATCCGCTATTCAGCTTGACCACGCTGTATCGTTCTTTGGTACAGCAGGAACTCATTCCAACTCCTACTTCTTATTCCGATTTTGTTCAAAATGAAACGATTATTTTAGACCGACTTTACATGGACCAGCTAACCGCTGTTTGGAAAATAAGTTTGCAAGATCAAACGTACTATTTGGATGCCAAATCCGGAGAGCTGCTTCCGCTCAAAGAGGATCCTGCCCCGAGGATTAAAGAAGACCAGCCAATAGCAACCAATCTGTCAAGCAAAGCCCAAACGGCGTTATTTCCCGCCTTTGATCCTTACGATCGACTACCATGGGTCCAAGGCAAGCCGCTTCAAGTAGCCAAACTGAGTGAACTTCAAAAGGCTTTAAACGCTCAAACTAAGCTAACCTATGTCACCGAGCTCTATGATGGTCAAGTCACGCTGCCGCTCGCCGTTCTTGGTTATCAACAATGGGTAGATGGGGATACATACCTGACTCTAGACCATGTTGGCCCCCGTTACGTGCTGCTGGAGAATGCTTTAAAGTTAGGACATATTTTTCCGTAAAAAAAGCCTTAGACCGCTGAATCCGGAGGTCTAAGGCTTTGCGCATTATTTCCAAGTAAAATCAATAGCTTTCAGAAAAGCTTTAGCTAAAAGGGTATGTCCTACGTTGTTCGGATGCACACGATCCCAAGCGATGTATGCTGGGTAGTAAGCTTGAAGAACAGGTTCGAAAGCAGCTTGCGTATCCACGAAAAGGGAACCCGTTTCTTCAGCTATCTGTTTCACGACTGCCCCGTATTGATCCATTTTGGAACGCATGGCATCCTGCGGGTTCGGCTCTATGTAAAAGGGTGTCATCAATACGAGCCCTTTGACAAGAGGACGTGTCTGTTCGACAAGCTCTCTTAACGTCTTTTCATAAGTCTCAATGCCCACTTGCCTTTCCTTTTGATGCGGTACGTCAAAATGCCTCCATACGTCGTTAATACCGATCATGATAGATAACCAATCGGGCTTCAAATCGATGACATCCGTTTGCCATCTGTCTTGGAGATTAAGTACCGTATTGCCGCTGGTACCCACATTAACAGTCCGAATTTGAAGCTCTGGATACGTTGCATTAATCAACCCGTCTACGATAGAGACATAGCCTTTACCTAAAGCTCCGAATAATCCTTCACCAATCGGTCTTGCTCGTTCGCAATCCGTAACGGAATCACCAATCATGACAAGCTTATTGTTTTTCTCAAGTTTCATTATACTTCTTCCCCCAATTTATGGTAGTACGTTCGTCCTGACTATATTCGATATGTAAACAAAAAAACCTCTCGCACCCATCATCAGGTTTAAGTAAATCTCCCGATTTAGGTGAAGAGGTTTTGTCATTTTACTTTTTCGGTTTTGCTTGATCAATCAGCATCCGCGTGGCCAGCGGCAGCATGCCGAACCAGCGCGTTTGCCAGCTTTCCCGCTGTTCCTTGCTCATGGCTTTAACCTGCTGACGAACTTCTTTTGGTGTTTCTATATACGTGACGACTTGCTGCGTTATGTACTTAACGAGATCATCGCTTTTTGCCATATGTCCACCTGCCTTCTATCCCTATTTTAACCATAGAGACAGGAGCTTAAACTGGCAAAAGACAGGTGGATGTAGGGGATTAACCGAGTTTACCGCCACTCTCTGCAATGATTTTGTCTGCAAAAGATTTAATCGTGCTGCAACCGAGCAGCATCGGTTTATTATCACACTGCAATAACAAGGTTTGAGCGCTTGTATCCCACGCATATTGAAATCCGACATTCATGCCAACCACCGTAATCATGAACTTGCCTTGTGCTGAATTAGGAATCGTAATGCCCTGCTTTCTGCCGACTTGTTGTAAGGCTTTGAATACCGAAGACGAAATCCCTCTATACGTCCATGTGCTGCAAGCCGCCATAGGTCATCTCCTCTCTCCCCTTATAGGATCATTAAATTGTATGAACAGAGAAAGCAAATCGTGCTTGTTTCTTTAAAATCCATGGATCAGTTACACGTCTATTCACGGTATCCAAGCATACACTAGAGAAAGTAGAGAGAGAGAGGTGTTAGCTTGGATGTGGAAACAGATGCTGCTAACGGAGCAGCTAGAGATTCAAATGGACGAATCCAATCTTCTATTTGAGGTCAAATTGAGCAGAACCGAGCAGGAGGAAAAAGCCATCGTTCAATTGAACCATGCTGAACTCATCCAAATCCTGCATACCCTGCTCGAAATTAATCGAAGCTTCCGTGGAGATATCTCCTATTTTCATTCCGAACAAGATCAGGTCAAGCCTAAGCTCGATCTCCTAAGATAGCTTTTCAAGCAAAAAAGCACCTTCGATTCCCACCCTAAGGTGAGAGACGAAAGTGCTTTTTGGTGTCTCTGACGGTTACCTTAATCCCTGTTTAATCCAACAATTGAGGCAAGGAACTTTAAGATATACAAAAAGAGATTAATGAAATCAAGATAAATATTTAATGCCGCGAGTGGAACCTCTTCTGCGGATACACCGTTACGGTATTGAGCCACATCATAGAGAACCCAACCACTGAATATCAAGATACCGATCATCGACCATACTAGGTTCATCGCAGAACCAAAGTTAACGAACATACCAACCACACTCATGAGCACGAGCCCAATCGTTCCTGCAAACAAGAATCCGCCTAGAAAGCTGAAATCACGCTGCGAACGATGAGCATAGAAGGCAAGTCCGCCGAAAATGGCTGCAGTCGCGAAGAATGCGCCGGATACAACATTGGCCCCAAGTTTACCGCCATACGCCATGATGACTGGGTACAGCGTAACCCCTGAAATCGCAGTAAATGCATAAAGAAAGCCGTATCCGATATGTTTGCCGCGTATCCGAATGATGACTGCTGCCACCAGCATAACCACCTCTGCAATGACGAAAAGCATAATCATCGATGGCGGAACGACAATGGCACCGATCAATGTCCCCAGGAAGGAAACCAGCAGGGAAATTGCAAACGTTTGAAGCACATGAGCAAAACTGCCAGAATTCGTAGCCGTGATCGTTCTATCCATGAAACATCAACCCCTTTGTAGTGATGTACAATCTATACTATGTATTATACCTAGTTTTCATGAAAGCTGCTACATGCCCCAATGAATTCAAAACAAAACAACCCCCTCAGACGTATCTGAAAGGGTTGCTGTTTGGTATGCGATCAAGAGGACTCGAACCTCCACGGGGGTAAGCCCACACGGACCTGAACCGTGCGCGTCTGCCAATTCCGCCATGATCGCGAATAGGTCTGCACTATGAACAAAGTCATAATAGCGGCGACAAAATTTAATATAACACGGGAAATGAGAGCTAGTCAACGGTACTTTTTACAATTCATGAATAATTCATCTCTTCACTCCTAACCCTATTCGCAAAGGAGGAATGACTATGAATGAGGAAGAAATCAACGCCTTGGAACCGAAATATACGGGTAATCAAAGGGATCTCACAGAAGGTGAAGCTCAAGCCATTGTGCATGATCCTAACTACAAAAGTGAAGATGAGGATGAAGCTGGACTAGGCGCGATTGCAACCGCAGCTGCTTACGGAGTTTTTCGTAGAACTTAAAAAAACACGCCCTGCTTATCCATTCGGATTAGTAGGGCGTTTGTTCATACAATTGACCGGAATGCATGATCGCTTCGTATACCGTTCTTCCGATCAAGTAACCAAGCGCGGTGGCTGTACCCGCGTAATTGTAGGTCTTCCCGCGGCACGTTGCAGCAATAAGTACGGCATCGGTTGTCGTTCCAGTCGCTGACTGACCCTCAACAAGAATGCCTAATGCTTGAAGAGCCGCAGCTTTAGCC
It contains:
- the dat gene encoding D-amino-acid transaminase, whose translation is MYFFKNEFVNKKDILLSPDDRGYYFGDGIYEVFRVYNGKIYEQAPHMQRLQRTASEVRIELPFSIEQMGHILTQLIEKNGLNEGTVYMQITRGEAPRAHPFPAQSEPVLMAYCTEVHRPLATIHNGINAITLEDIRWLRCDLKTLNLLPNVMAKQAALDHGVQEVVLHRSGTVTECSASNLMMIKDGVLYTHPANHLILHGITRAVVLRLALSQNITVKEEPFTTEQLLSADEAFITGTTVEITPILQIDGKAIGTGAPGPITRTLQSEFERTFAQ
- a CDS encoding YqhG family protein — protein: MNKRNIHTFVMRFLEAYNCTILEKSPAYVTVKLSPEADREMTGRPYYWSFVERTGAAAETMTYKFIFDPEQMKLETKAKSTAAAVKSPPNVGAPSQGQGHGQSQSQASQPPDGNSDSILGRYFGFVPTTVISQRLPQDEVTFGSRRLEQMFTIVRERGRFVHLFEEPFPMSATFQAALVYDTWFCVNYKVELVCDRKRSEIHSLAIQLNSGEIREHFHKHMLTKSLSPKLPANSHILPDTISLPKAINALEMMLERKVSRYDHSWADEANEQHRSEIDRVEAYYNGLLLSADPDKRDEIETQCRNRLQEIDWQHKPRIVVSVINCGLFHLNAGRAPRN
- a CDS encoding SGNH/GDSL hydrolase family protein; its protein translation is MKLEKNNKLVMIGDSVTDCERARPIGEGLFGALGKGYVSIVDGLINATYPELQIRTVNVGTSGNTVLNLQDRWQTDVIDLKPDWLSIMIGINDVWRHFDVPHQKERQVGIETYEKTLRELVEQTRPLVKGLVLMTPFYIEPNPQDAMRSKMDQYGAVVKQIAEETGSLFVDTQAAFEPVLQAYYPAYIAWDRVHPNNVGHTLLAKAFLKAIDFTWK
- a CDS encoding DEAD/DEAH box helicase; translated protein: MRQHEQQENIRPIHNQLDMHFERDWFTELDNRVRGGGPWDDWTLYQLAYESEESGLISTFDEMQCLVHLGQLEPMAHQIDTAKRVLNEMRGRAILADEVGLGKTIEAGLILKEYMIRGLVRKTLILVPASLVLQWVRELNSKFGIPAVAHKKAYMWKQSDVIVASMDTAKRDPHREIVMGLEYDMLIVDEAHKLKNKKTTNYTFVNELRKKYCLLLTATPVQNDLKELFNLITLLKPGQLGVHSSFKTNYVVGKRIPKNEGQLQQELSKVMIRNRRGDGGVHYTKRMVKNIPLTLSNDEQALYEGVTNFVRTRYQESSGDLSSMLSLITLQREVCSSRDAVFITLVNLFKKTAEDSPQRAKIWELVELIRSIKANTKAETTMKLVQEINDKVIIFTEYRASQEYLLNYLKEHKITAVPYRGGMNRGKKDWMMDLFRNRVQVLVATEAGGEGINLQFCHNMINFDLPWNPMRVEQRIGRVHRLGQTQDVNIYNLSTRNTIEEHILSLLHEKINMFELVIGQLDTILEKIEKKGSLETSLFRMVMEAGSSEDIRRKIDELGHSFIEVKSEIEQNPVYGAAFQGILDAVGGTQNIEVRP
- a CDS encoding adenosylcobalamin-dependent ribonucleoside-diphosphate reductase; amino-acid sequence: MGIVQSNKKLDGLSEKIFLDRYALKNADTSLAKVGDTVLVLTKDDPKFPAKEVGEIISRNGNIVKVKTRSGETVESAVEKLTLNIEKTPEEMWNRLAGAMASVEATPEKRKEWTDKFRYILDDWKLVPGGRIAAGADASDELTLFNCYVIPSPHDSRGGIMSTLSEMTEIMSRGGGVGINLSSLRPRRSVVKGVNGSSSGAVSWGGLFSYTTGLIEQGGSRRGALMLMINDWHPDLEDFITVKSTMGQITNANLSVCVSNGFMKAVKEDLEWELVFPDTTDPDYNDKWDGNLDAWKKLGKSVKPYRTVRARDVWHTIIESAWKSAEPGVVFLEYYNQMSNSWYFNPIICTNPCGEQGLPAWGVCNLSAINLSKFYDAENHDVDWADLAKVVRYSTRFLDNVIDKTPYHFEENRTNQQGERRVGLGTMGLAELMIKLKIRYGSPESLVFLDKIYGFMAREAYLASAEIAGEKGSFKEFIEDKFLESGFMKNMTKVFPEVGEAIKQNGMRNVTVITQAPTGSTGTMVGTSTGIEPYFAFEYYRQSRLGFDKQYVPIAQEWKDANPGQDLPDYFVTSMTLTAEDHIRAQAAIQTWVDSSISKTANCPADFTVEETKRLYELAFDLGCKGVTIYRDGSRDVQVLSTSADKKEEKKAEAAPVAVAAEAVKEEESFTNLSGKLAVDVDAKTEQVFDKQYKRRPQILRGATYKVNTPFGMAYITINDMNGTPSEIFLNVGKAGSDVFAMSEALGRVCSLFLRYGDHGDKVKLLVKHLKGIGGSGAIGFGNNRVESIADAVAKALEQHDEVMNEQDDARNYVTATSEVLDAPASAPVLEVGHTGHGGSAASAAPKDLCPSCGSASLVNSEGCKNCINCGYSRCS
- a CDS encoding lipoate--protein ligase family protein — encoded protein: MTTWRFIHTGDRSPAENMALDEAILTAHSEGIVPPTVRFYGWNPATLSIGYFQKASEVDQEAVANEGIGFVRRPTGGRAVLHDKELTYSIIVAEDYPGIPRNVTEAYRVLSEGLLQGFRALGLGAEMVQLASDEEKEKYASAGSAACFDSPSWYELVVEGRKVAGSAQVRQKNVVLQHGSILLDMDTDQLFRMLRFSNEKVADRMKTSFLKKAVAINELLRAQGKEAVTLKQVEEAFRREIAMGLGVELVEETLTPYEIELSEQLVREKYGTDEWNLRR
- a CDS encoding YqzE family protein translates to MAKSDDLVKYITQQVVTYIETPKEVRQQVKAMSKEQRESWQTRWFGMLPLATRMLIDQAKPKK
- a CDS encoding Bax inhibitor-1/YccA family protein, which codes for MDRTITATNSGSFAHVLQTFAISLLVSFLGTLIGAIVVPPSMIMLFVIAEVVMLVAAVIIRIRGKHIGYGFLYAFTAISGVTLYPVIMAYGGKLGANVVSGAFFATAAIFGGLAFYAHRSQRDFSFLGGFLFAGTIGLVLMSVVGMFVNFGSAMNLVWSMIGILIFSGWVLYDVAQYRNGVSAEEVPLAALNIYLDFINLFLYILKFLASIVGLNRD